The Toxotes jaculatrix isolate fToxJac2 chromosome 14, fToxJac2.pri, whole genome shotgun sequence genome window below encodes:
- the LOC121193030 gene encoding homeodomain-interacting protein kinase 1-like, translating to MARRGLSFLSSFFKKEQLLHSNYLVKNYLGEGGFGKVFECIKMDTKETVAVKVLQHNDPVYNELNLLNSFKDKKLDRFNIVRFIESFQTKENKTALAFEKLDLTLVEYLSYHRNFPLHDVRNVVQQMATALEALKENKVIHSDIKLNNIMLMDRREQPLSAKLIDFGTAFQVWEAIQGRVHQTLRYRAPEIILGQPFSESIDMWSLGVVMGHMTLGHALFPGDDEYHTLRYIVELMGAPPERLLNTGMYTDTYFVKRPSGQWKLKTALEYWGAHKYFIDTRNYRFRNLDDFKAVPPPKLIAVKPEEKETCIDLLKAMLKVDPDQRITPREVLAHPFITMGSAHCHSLNLRTEPGPSKTVEAGTTQAAEPRSSQADEKKKKTKTNTYTSGCRTRSTPSFPVFMVRPSPPERFLVFDKDSRKQREACPSDRPKDTSDKCPESCNREQKDKDLTGRTPGDTEPKEEEEKKEKEKEKKNGFERVCSWMKRRFCWCSSVSEDKN from the exons ATGGCAAGGAGAGGTCTCTCATTTCTGTCATCTTTCTTCAAGAAagagcagctgcttcacagtaacTACCTAGTGAAGAATTATCTGGGAGAGGGAGGCTTTGGAAAGGTGTTCGAATGTATCAAAATGGACACCAAAGAGACTGTTGCCGTAAAAGTCCTTCAACATAACGACCCAGTCTATAACGAG CTGAATCTACTAAACTCGTTCAAAGACAAGAAGCTGGACCGGTTTAATATTGTCCGGTTCATAGAGTCGTtccaaacaaaggaaaacaaaactgctcTGGCCTTCGAGAAGCTGGACCTGACTCTGGTGGAATACCTTAGTTACCACAGAAACTTCCCCTTACATGACGTGAGGAATGTAGTCCAACAG ATGGCCACAGCATTAGAAGCCCTGAAGGAGAACAAAGTGATCCATTCGGATATAAAGTTAAACAACATCATGCTGATGGATCGTAGAGAGCAGCCCCTCAGTGCGAAATTGATTGATTTTGGAACGGCTTTTCAAGTCTGGGAAGCGATTCAAGGGCGCGTTCACCAAACGCTACGCTACAG GGCTCCAGAAATTATTTtgggacagccattttcagagTCCATCGACATGTGGTCTCTAGGTGTCGTGATGGGCCACATGACGCTTGGTCACGCACTCTTCCCGGGGGACGATGAATATCATACA ttGCGATACATAGTGGAACTTATGGGTGCACCGCCAGAGCGTCTCCTGAATACTGGGATGTACACTGACACATATTTTGTTAAAAGACCTTCTGGTCAGTGGAAACTAAAG ACAGCTCTGGAGTACTGGGGAGCTCACAAGTATTTCATTGACACGAGGAACTACCGTTTCCGCAACCTGGATGACTTCAAAGCG GTGCCGCCGCCTAAGCTGATCGCGGTGAAGCCTGAGGAAAAGGAGACCTGCATTGACTTGTTGAAGGCGATGCTCAAGGTGGACCCTGATCAGAGGATTACCCCACGTGAAGTCCTGGCACATCCATTCATCACAATGGGCAGCGCCCACTGCCACAGCCTTAA CCTCCGAACTGAACCAGGACCCAGCAAGACAGTGGAAGCAGGGACCACCCAGGCAGCAGAACCAAGAAGCAGCCAGGCtgatgagaaaaagaagaagaccaAGACTAATACATA CACCAGTGGATGTAGAACACGGTCAACACCAtcatttccagtttttatggTGCGGCCTTCACCACCTGAACGCTTCCTGGTGTTTGATAAGgacagcaggaagcagagggaagctTG CCCATCGGATAGGCCCAAGGACACTTCTGATAAGTGCCCTGAGAGCTGTAACCGAGAGCAGAAAGATAAAGATCTCACCGGCAGAACACCTG GTGACACAGAgcccaaggaggaggaggagaagaaggagaaggagaaggaaaagaagaatgGCTTTGAGCGCGTATGTTCCTGGATGAAGAGGAGGTTCTGCTGGTGCAGCAGTGTCAGTGAGGATAAGAACTGA
- the LOC121193031 gene encoding homeodomain-interacting protein kinase 1-like — translation MARRGLSFLSSFFKKEQLLHSNYLVKNYLGEGGFGKVFECIKMDTKETVAVKVLQHNDPVYNELNLLNSFKDKKLDRFNIVRFIESFQTKENKTALAFEKLDLTLVEYLSYNRNFPLHDVRNVVQQMATALEALKENKVIHSDIKLNNIMLMDRREQPLSAKLIDFGTAFQVWEAIQGRVHQTLRYRAPEIILGLPFSESIDMWSLGVVMGHMTLGHALFPGDDEYHTLRYIVELLGAPPERLLNTGMYTDTYFVKRPSGQWKLKTALEYWGAHKYFIDTRNYRFRNLDDFKAVPPPKLIAVKPEEKETCIDLLKAMLKVDPDQRITPREVLAHPFITMGSAHCHSLNLRTEPGPSKTVEAGTTQAAEPRRSQADEKKKKTKTNTYTSGCRTRSTPSFPVFMVRPSPPERFLVFDKDSRKQREACPSDRPKDTSDKCPESCNREQKDKDLTGRTPGDTEPKEEEEKKEKEKEKKNGFERVCSWMKRRFCWCSSVSEDKN, via the exons ATGGCAAGGAGAGGTCTCTCATTTCTGTCATCTTTCTTCAAGAAagagcagctgcttcacagtaacTACCTAGTGAAGAATTATCTGGGAGAGGGAGGCTTTGGAAAGGTGTTCGAATGTATCAAAATGGACACCAAAGAGACTGTTGCCGTAAAAGTCCTTCAACATAACGACCCAGTCTATAACGAG CTGAATCTACTAAACTCGTTCAAAGACAAGAAGCTGGACCGGTTTAATATTGTCCGGTTCATAGAGTCGTtccaaacaaaggaaaacaaaactgctcTGGCCTTCGAGAAGCTGGACCTGACTCTGGTGGAATACCTTAGTTACAACAGAAACTTCCCCTTACATGACGTGAGAAATGTAGTTCAACAG ATGGCCACAGCATTAGAAGCCCTGAAGGAGAACAAAGTGATCCATTCGGATATAAAGTTAAACAACATCATGCTGATGGATCGTAGAGAGCAGCCCCTCAGTGCGAAATTGATTGATTTTGGAACGGCTTTTCAAGTCTGGGAAGCGATACAAGGGCGCGTTCACCAAACGCTACGCTACAG GGCTCCAGAAATTATTTTGGGACTGCCATTTTCAGAGTCCATCGACATGTGGTCTCTAGGTGTCGTGATGGGCCACATGACGCTTGGTCACGCACTCTTCCCGGGGGACGATGAATATCATACA ttGCGATACATAGTGGAACTTCTGGGTGCACCGCCGGAGCGTCTCCTGAATACTGGGATGTACACTGACACATATTTTGTTAAAAGACCTTCTGGTCAGTGGAAACTAAAG ACAGCTCTGGAGTACTGGGGAGCTCACAAGTATTTCATTGACACGAGGAACTACCGTTTCCGCAACCTGGATGACTTCAAAGCG GTGCCGCCGCCTAAGCTGATCGCGGTGAAGCCTGAGGAAAAGGAGACCTGCATTGACTTGTTGAAGGCGATGCTCAAGGTGGACCCTGATCAGAGGATTACCCCACGTGAAGTCCTGGCACATCCATTCATCACAATGGGCAGCGCCCACTGCCACAGCCTTAA CCTCCGAACTGAACCAGGACCCAGCAAGACAGTGGAAGCAGGGACCACCCAGGCAGCAGAACCAAGAAGAAGCCAGGCtgatgagaaaaagaagaagaccaAGACTAATACATA CACCAGTGGATGTAGAACACGGTCAACACCAtcatttccagtttttatggTGCGGCCTTCACCACCTGAACGCTTCCTGGTGTTTGATAAGgacagcaggaagcagagggaagctTG CCCATCGGATAGGCCCAAGGACACTTCTGATAAGTGCCCTGAGAGCTGTAACCGAGAGCAGAAAGATAAAGATCTCACCGGCAGAACACCTG GTGACACAGAgcccaaggaggaggaggagaagaaggagaaggagaaggaaaagaagaatgGCTTTGAGCGCGTATGTTCCTGGATGAAGAGGAGGTTCTGCTGGTGCAGCAGTGTCAGTGAGGATAAGAACTGA